CTGAGGGTAAATTAAGTTACCTACAGTTGATTATCCAAATATTGGTTAACAACAAATAAATTTCAAAACGCACATCCAAACACTTCTTAAAACACATAAAGCACCCCTACAAACTTACCATAACCAATTGGAGCACCATATGGTCTAATAGATTGGGGAGCAATAAAAGGCTGAGGACCGATAGGAGCAGGTTGCATAAATCCCATAAAAGGAGGGGGTGGTGGTGGGGCCCTTTGATGTGCATTATCTCTGTTACCTCGAGGACCCCGCCAATCACGATCCTGTCTGGCTCTATGACCATTGTTAGCGTACATTCCTCCATCACCACGGGGTCGAGGACCAAAGTTATTCCGTTTCCTATTTGAGGGATGATCATTCACAATTTGCGAGTGGGACCCACCACCACCGCCCATTAGTACTGCAGGATCCATCGCGGGTGGTACAAAACCACGATATGACAAATCAAAAAGAGGATATGTTGGCATTGGTGGTGGAGTGGGTGGTTGCATTGGCGGCCGAGTGTAGCCACCCCCTGCACTACCACCTCTTTTCATCGACTTTTGTCGAACAGGATGACTATGGTTTTGGTTAGACTGATGATTTGCCTTACTCTTAACATGTTTTTGTAGCGGCTGCGCATTTACATGTGCCTGTACATGATTTACAGCAAAATATACACAATCATTAACCTCGTACAATAAGAACACATCTTAAACAAGAACATAAGAATATTTCAAACGTTTTCTAATGTTAGTTATATAACTTGACAAATACACCATTTATGTATTGATAAAATACCTATTTTAGTGTTTAATGACATTCTGAAGCACTAAATCAAAGCAAAATCGCAAGTTATAATAGAATCAATATCCAATTATATAAAAATGTGTTTGTAATCTGGAAGTTTGTATATTTATAGCATTCTGAGACGTTTTTAATTAGATAAACAACAATCAAGCTGCATTATACAACCTGAGATGATATGATTGAAACATCAGCTGAAGATGAATCCAACGAATACGACAATGACTTGGGTACCGGCTTAGTCGATTCCGATAACGCCGGCCAAGAAACGGCGCCCATCACTGGCGTATTACTCCCCTCCACAACACCATTAACCGAAGGTTTACTCCAAACAGACTTCACAACACCACTCACATTGCCATTATCACTACCTTCAGAACACTCCGGTTGACTCTCAACTGCCGCCGCCGTGGTCTCCGGCACCGGCGGAACAGGCGGTGGCGATGCCGACTGAGAACTCGGAGCAGTAGCCTCCGGCTCTACTCCACCTCGAACCACTTGTGACCACGGAGTTCGCTGAGTATAACTGATACCTCCATCGCCAGTGGCAGTGCCGGAGCTGTCGCCGGACGGGGAAGGGGAAGATTCGGAAGTCATTGAATATACTAATTTACAACAATGagagttagggtttagagtttgacTGAATGTAGTAATTGGTACAAAATGTGTGTTATTTTTAGGGTTTTGAAAAGCGAGTGATCGGCGATTACAAACAGCCACCACAAGAATGATCGGAATGTGGCGAAAAATTGTGCGTTTTTGTTTGGGCTTTTGTGAGGCCCATTTACTTTTAATAGTAGGCCTAATGCACTGATAGGAAAGTGGGTAAATAGGGTCaatcaccaaaatacccatttttttgGTCTTTTCTGAGCTGGTACCCAAAAAAAAAAACCTTGACAAaatgcccgcgcaaggcgcaagagaCCTTGCGACTTGCGACCTTGCGCCTTGCGTCATTGTGTTAAAAAATTAGGTCAAATATAGAAATCAGACACCACATACACACACACCCCGACACTCAGCTCTTGCGACCACTTTGCGACCGACGGCGATTACAAAGAACCTTACACTTGCGACCCCCTTGCGACCCGTCTACCCTTGCGACCTTTCTTCTGAGACTcaccacatcaccaccaccaccaccaccatcgccaGCACCACCGCCATCAGTACATctcaccaccattaccatcaccgcctccattagcatcaccatcaccaccacgattgagaaaaagaaagagaaaaaaaaccGACAAAAAACGTGATCAAGATGTCACAAGAACAGGTAAGTGTTTCCTTTCAACTATCTCCGTTCGATTACTCCATTTCTATGTCGAAAATGATATATAATTTTTGTTGCACACCaagtgttcgatgaaatgcttCAACGAGCTTGGTGATGCAAAACTCACTTATAGTGTTGCTAGATTTGTTAAAGTTACAGTATTTGGAAGCTAACATTTTATAAAAACTGGAACacgattgttttagggcttaaaactagaatctggtataggcgcaaggaaagtcttgcgtccttgcgtttgtCCGTAGTAGCTGGCGCAAGGcacgtcttgcgtccttgcgcctgtgtgATAAACGAGACGCAAGGtgcgacttgcgtccttgcgcctgtattTTTCTTCTGAAAAACTGTCTGTTTCAGGGATATGTTGAGGCGAAGTTGACGATGAAGAATATGCTGAATGTTATACCTCAACTAAAGGCATCAATGACTGAGAATCAACAAAAAAAATTTAGGGGAACTTGTTTTGGTCCTTGGCTAGATCTTTCTTACACCGGCAATGATCCGGGCcttgtacatgcaatgctccaaAGAAAGAGTGAGCGACCGATAGGAATAGATGAAAAGTACCCTGCTGATGATGAGGAAATATGGTTTAGTTTCCGTCCGAATTTCAAAATTAGATTTAGTAGGCGGGAATTTTGTCTCATCACGGGGTTTAAGTTTAGTCGTCgcacggacatggcacattacattcCCAGAAGTTATGATGTAGAAACACCACCGATTAGACGACGTTGTTTCCCAAATCGTAAAGATAATTCAAACATTACAATTACCGATATCCAAAAGCTTTTATATGATGGTGCTGATTTTGTGGTTAGTGATGATGATGTCGTGCGACTAGCCATTATTTTGATTGTGGAGAGAGCGTTTATGGGTAAGCAAGGGATTCATGTGGTGAGCAAAAAATACCTATGGCTAGTCGAAGACTTTGCTAAATTGAATGACTACCCGTGGGGTAATCGTATTTGGGATGCCACTTACCCCGTAGTTAAAGATGGATTTCAAGCTCGGGAAAGTCAGTTAGAGGTGGGAAAGGGTTATACTTTGGTCGGTTTTATGTGGTCATTTAAGGTAAAAATAAACAAGTTTGGTAGATTTGGTTAATACCTCTACATTTGAATcgtatattatttttttatgcgtccttatttatttaactaattttgtagatttggattctcgaggcaTATCGACGAACAATTAAAAGTTTTGCCCACAAGACAGACAAAAATGGAGTACCGAGGGCCTTATTTTGGAAACGTTCATCGGCTGAGACTTTTTCAGTCACTGATTACCTGCATCTACTAAACGTTatggtaagtgttgtttttaacatAAAAGTTTTGTTGGTGCTGGAAGAATACAGAGTAAGGATTTAGGATAAAATGGGTTCTGTGATGGgcgcaagatatatcttgcgtccttgcgtgaccAAGGCGCAAGGTTCgttcttgcgaccttgcgcctgcACCTTACGTCATATGGCCAACGCAAGAGTAGTCTTGCGTCATCAGTAattaggcgcaaggacgcaagaccaacCTTGCGCTTGGTTACTGATGACGCAACACGCAAGGTTCACGGCTTGCGTGTTTGTTTACGGGACGCAAGGTTTGTCCTTGGGTCCTTGCGCCTTCAGCTAACGTCTTATGGTCAACGCAAGAGTAGTCTTGCGTCATCATTTACGAGGCGCAAGgttggtcttgcgtccttgcgcctcgaTGTGATGAAGACGCAAGatttatcttgcgtccttgcgcctttggATTTAACTTTTGCTGCTGTTGTACAGGATGATTGTCCGAAGAATAAACGACCTTTTCGTACTCTGCATCCCACTGATGTTGAGAGTGGATGTCAATGGTGGTTAAAAAGTTGCCAATACTTTGATGGGACGGAAGTGGATGAGGaagttgaagaacctgttgaagatGAACCTGTCAATGAGGAACATGGTGGTGGAGAACAGTCTCAATCTCAGTCTCAATCTCAGTCTCAATCTCAGACTCAATCAAACTTATCTACTGATGCAAAGGAATTATACATGTCTTTGGTGAAACGGATGGATAGGCAAGAGAAGGAGCTGCAAGAGTGTAGAACGCAAATAAATGATCACGAGAGACGTATATCTGAACAAGAGAAACGAATATCAGAACAAGAGCAAAATCAAGATGAGGATTTACTTGGTCGATCCTTCTCAGACAATGAAAACGACAAATCAGCTCAACGGATTAGACGTGGAATGAGAGATCGACGACCAACGCGTGTACTAAGCTCCCCTTTCACAACACCGGGATACAGAAAACCAATCGAGAAGGTATATCTTTAATTACATTTTTTTTACCTTAAACTTGCAGTTTTGTCATTAATTATCGAGAATAAACAGGCTGTGTTTGTTAAAAGTAGGCGCAAGGTcatgtcttgcgtccttgcgcttgtTTTGCCAAACAGGCGCAAGGTATggtcttgcgaccttgcgcctatGTTACATAAATGGCGCAAGGtcataccttgcgtccttgcgtatgtcgCAAGGGTTATCTTGCGCCCTTGCGCCTTTTTTCCTGACTTTCTATAATTCACAGCTGTCAGATGATGTTGCTCGCAAAGTGAAAAGGCTGAGGGTGTCTGAGGCTGAGGAGGTTGTTAATCTCGATACTGAAGAACAGGGTGTTGTTGAAGAAGAACCCCACCCTATTGTTGAAGAAGATGTTGTTGCTCCGATTGTGAAAAAGCGTAAACGGTCGCAAAAGGATTGGGTTAATGACGAGGAAATTTGGTCGACGGTAGACAGGCTAGTGAATGATCAAGGAACtctactaccaccaccacccaaTGCTTGGAGAGACGGTAGAAAGCACGTTGGGCCTGCAAAAGATCCGAAGAGTATGGTGGATAGTAAGCAAGAAACGTGGTGCATGTTCATTTTTCAGAACAAAAATTTTATATACCTCACACCTGAGTTTTGGATCAGGTTACTTGGTCTTGGATATTCCGGATACTTGGAAAACTTAGTAAGTTGCTCGCTTATTTGTTTCCATTCTTGGAAAACTAAGTAAGTTTCATGCTTATTTGTTTTATCACAATTgtagcatattgatggatgggctacACTTATGTTGAGATATCGTCAGAGGGTTCTCCCCCGAGCAAGCCAGTATTCCACTCCTATTATCCCGACCGACTCGTTTGCGTGTAGTTCTCGATGGACTGTCATGCCATTGGGTTTCCTTTCTAGGCTTGCAGCGTTTCAGTCCTATTATGATGATACACAAAGGGAGGAAGAGAAACGGAAAGAAGCGGAGAAAAGAGGAGAAGTAGCAATCACAGGGGAGAATCCACCtgattatatgtatttgattggaTTAGGGGATGGTAGTGATGAGCTATATCCATCCTGGGCCTATTGTGATAAGGTATGTTTTAATTCCCAATACAAATTTTAGGTTTTGAAGTGTTCTGGAACAGGCGCAAGGTTAAGTCTTGCGTTCTTGCGCCTGGTGTTTTAGGTTGGACGCAAGGTtgtccttgcgtctttgcgtctggTGTTTTGAGGTGTTCTGGCACAGGCGCAAGGTTCAGTCTTGCGTCTTTGCGCCTGGTGTTTTGAGGTGTTCTGGCACAGGCGCAAGGTGTGACTTGCGTCTTTGCGCCTGGTGTTTTAGGTTTGACGCAAGGTTGTCCCTGCGTCCTTGCGCCTGTTGTTTCTGGTTGACGCAAGGttgtccttgcgtccttgcgccctatagtcttgcgtccttgcttccattcTGCAGGCGCAAGGtatggtcttgcgtccttgcgcctattACAGTTTAGCTAATATTGTGTATGTTTTTTGCAGATTTTGATCCCCGTTCATTTTTACGATGCTCAACACTTTATTCTGATTGTGTTGAACTTGGAGGAACAGAAGATATTGGTGTACGATAGTTTGCCCGGTCATGTTGATCAAGAAATTGTCAAGCTCACCAAAGATCTGGGAGATCAATTGCCTGTATACTTAAGAGCAATTGATTACTTTAACCAAAAGCAAGACTCCCAGATTGTTGACTACTTGGAAAACAAGGAGAGCATCGAGTTCATGACCGAGGCAGCACCAGTCGTGCCGGTGCAAGGTGGAAGTAATGGGGACTGTGGTGTTTGGGTCTGCATCCATATGGAGAGGGTGATCTTTGGGTGGGATGAAATCCCAAACATTGGAGATCCTAAAAAGGCCGCAGAAGACTACAGAGTGAGAATGGCCAAGACCTTCTTTCGTGCACGCTTTGATACCCAGGAACCCCCACCAAAAGAGAAAGCAAAAGTTGGTAACTGAGGTTTTATTTTGAAAACTGTAGTTAATTATGTAATTTGTGTATAAAACTGTAAATGttgttgatgtgtgaaatctagtatataaattatctctggaaatatgcctagttaaagattactacacacttacgggcagtgtacccgatcgtgcaatagtataaaaatggtaattccaagtatcgttccaaggacagtattaacgtgagaattaagtttgtaaataaaagtaactaagttaaactatgaaattttaaagtacgagatagtttgttttgcggctatttaacgattagccaaatcaagatagctttaaaagtaaaagacaatatttttggtttttaagtttagataaaagaaatgcagactcaacggaaaaataaagatatttgaattcaatggataaaagaatgttcgcctagatatcctattcgcagtgttggatgatttgttattaagcactagttctattaatcaatgcacgcaattacagagtcggtttacccagagttctcttttagcaaacacgtcaaactaggattaattggcttagggttccctttcaccaaataccatctttcgtttgtgacttagtaactagctaattataagattaagattcaattggttacgcgttcgctccacacaattcacccctattttgttcaattacgttacccggtttacccccttggtccagtaagcacccaatcggttaagacaaatcaattgggaattagatcactaaattgaaacagggttccctttgttcaaacaagattcactaatcaacctagtaacaataatcaacacccacaagaatggttcttaatcaaaactcataattattatgcatcaattaataaaacatcaaagtaacatccaaacacttgcaaatattcaatctagacaaacattaagagtttagcctacaatcatggctaaaaccaaaataacaatcaaagaaatagagaaattcattgttgataacaaagagataaaactaatcaataattgaatcctgaaagataaacgaatcgagacttgttcccggaatgattggtaccttagaatgaccttgaagatccccaaaaatcacctaagttcgtcaaaaagtggctggaattcgtctggatacgataatgaaacattagggtatttttcgggcttttATAAGTGGAAAAATCTGAACCCGGGCTGaaggtcgcgcggcgcgccaatacccccgcgcggcgcgccaatacccccgcgcggcgcgccgaatgactGGGATCTGATCCTTGAACTTCTGAAATGCTCGACCTTTATTTCCTGttgatttgcgcggcgcgccatgttttggagcggcgctccatgctgAAAATGCTGAAACTAGCTGAAAAACTCAATAttaacaccaaaactcgaatcgaatcaaaccttttcactcgTTAACATCGAAAAacatccaaaaccatcaaataacctcaaatttaacctccttggtcttggaactcaaacttccacaactttaaccgaaataactccaaatcgtatccaaaaggaccaaaatgtacccgatatcgttAAGGAAAACGCATATGAAAtacgcgatatcaaacaaccccacactagagttttgcttgtcctcaagcaatgaaactcgataataatcttctacaataaaataatgtcttcaaacatgaatgtagaaccaatgaacaagaaaccaaacaagcaactagcatgggcacgatttggagtaaataacaaccatggttcccacttgcattcccccttgAAACTTCTCAAACCGCAAACAATATGTAACGGATAAAGAaaccaaaaataatctcgataacgtaccataatgatgaagtagagaatctcgagtCATAACATAAATCTTCAAAAGAACCGGGAATCAAGTGAGAACCGAGCACCAAAGAATAAGCAATCGAACACATGTGCCaagagaacgcacgggctaccccgcaattggtcaagccaaacctcccacagtacctaacatctcgAGATgttggtagaaaataatgtgcttaggaggatacacattacgtccggatatcatcgatggttatgaggtaaccgCCTAATCCGTtatgtcaatcataaagattgaagttcatcaggcttaaaagctgatatctcacctttccggaggttatccactgagaatctgatcaatcactgacattttgtgtatcatggtgcgcttcccatttggctagcaaatctccctcattgagataagctttgactaccagtttccctgtttgatgttgaggcctggtagatttccagtcgattttagcaatgacttttcaagatttttcgtcactctacaactggtctggactacaacttctgaaataaatcagcaagtgtgtcgttcgggagacttgactccctttaggatggaatggatacatcctgtatggtcataaaaggtggtcgagcgcatacattgtccttgttaggagaaacaatgaagaccgccctgttGAGTTTTtgatctagcgtatggcccggctttgaccacacgatccaatcaccgttcatacggttgacacccgtttttgtacaagtgacctacgtatgaactgaatgttcatgtaggatttcacattcaaaataatgaacgtgttttgaaagttcaagactttctcctctaacagtacctcatcgtgaaatgatgggtaatgaaatggcacgcttaagaggtatacgaaccaagtagaacggtcggaagactttacttccttaatgagtggatctgaatcactcggaagtgccaatctatttcaattgacaccggGTTTGAAGCACTTTCGGAAGACCTTACTTCCGgtaaatcccgaaaaccttcgggtgccatagcttttggctatgggttgtgttgtctaagcaaacacaagcacgtagctattgctcctgaaaaggacagcactggtgaagctcaaggctcctcttcccacagtatcacaccatttagatgatgcaataataaaatgatatagtttcggaagtctgctataccaagtaaccaaaagtttttgatctggcacgtgattcggtcacaatcacgctatgcaatcaccgctctctcacggtttacacccgttttggtacaggtgacctactatttagttctttgaactagtaggatttcatgtccaatggtaatgaacatgtggaacaactcTGGCTTCTTCAAATTCACAAAATAAATACCAAGCCAACtcttaaacaagggttttggtcgaatttttaactaaattttatatatattttttttttcttttttcactaactaatttttcatttttttttttattttcccctaaatttttcaattttttttttacgaccaaaaccccgtgaaacgccaagtcttttagatatcaaaaccaaaataatgatgattctattaataaccaacccgagagattttacatcccccaccccacacttgagatcaagtaatgtccccattacttgagatcaaaaatggattaaaatcaaaagggtaagaaaaataaaaacttatcgagcttaaccacaaatcgtggaatgacagtgacagatggcactgaactgactgccagcataagaacatcgtccattcccgattctcacaccaatatcatcactcaagtagttttgctgaacttaatgccagacttgaaaaaccgtttcaccaacacacctaagaaaaagcaaaacacaccaaatacataaagggaacaaggtggtaccacccggtaccgaaacgccttgcccctaataaggtctcaaagtacatcatacgaaaaataaaaatatcaagtacaaccaaatcgaaacggaaatagtctaaaacaaatacaacaataatacgtgcaacacatcaattgcttcccggccaaaaatctctcaacgggtcccaagtcacgccataagtatcttggcacgcttgatacgggtcataagatggatccggtctcggaggcgtCACGGCGGTGTAGTCCGGAATGGTGGTTTGCGTAGGAATGTACGCATCCGGCACACGACGCATTTGCCGTTGGAGCTGCCTCTGATGAatttcccactgattgtgggcccgaatccCTTGAACATCATACTCTATCCTGCTAACACGTTCGCCCAAATTACCAACCTCTGTCCGAACCTGACCCAAACTCGTGTTAAGCGACCCATAGTTACCCTGGTGCCACGTCATCAACTCCTGATTATGACGGCGCTGCTCGTCATACATACGctgattatgctcaacctgagcatTATAAAATGAACGACTATCTTGGAACTCAAGATGCAACCCATCAACACTATTCACCAACCCATTAAAAGTTTCCTCATCGGGAGTCCATACTCCCCGAACATTACCACTAGAACTCCCTGCTTCATACGTGGACCCAGTACCACGTCCTCTACCTTGACCTTGACCTTGCTGACCTtgaccctgttgttgttgttgaccCTGTTGTTGTTCTTCCTCACCTACCAAAACCCAACCGTTCGGACCTCGCCTAATAAAATCGGCTTTAGCGAAAAACAAAATATTCGATACCATTGCTTCGGCCCCCGAAACAGTACACCTATCAGTTGGCACCGAAAATGCCTCAGCCAAACGTGTCACTAAATGCCCCCTAACAACGGGCGCTCGGGACGATTATCCTCACCAATTTCCTGAAACCAGGCCCCCAACATACATGGGACATCTATCGTCTCTCTAGCCTTAATCTGCTGAAGGATCCAAAGATCCTTTCGTTTAATTTTGTTTGCATTTCTCCGGGCCatgaacatagtagcaatcatTTTAAAAAGAATCCGGTCCTCCGGACGTCGAAGATTTGACTGAATGCTCCTACTAGAGCTAAAAGCTCTAACCCCCGGATTAATAACCGTTGGCCAATACTCACTTTCACTAAAAGCATCTTCACCAAAAACCCGGCATCCCAACAAATGGTACTGTAAATATCATCATTTAACTCGGGGTACAAACCCAATGCCCGAGCCAACTCAACCTTACTCATTCGACGGTCCGCCCCGCCAAGCCTGAATGTCAAAAAGTCCGAATCACGAGGAGCAACTCGGGGGCGACAACTTACGGTCGAAAAGAACTCAACAGTCAACTGCTCATAAACGTCTTCGTTAATCTCAAACAATCGCTCATACGGTCTCAACTCATTACCACTATAAGTAACCCATAAGTAACCACGCAATTGTCGATAAGCATGAATATTCTCATTTCGAagatgcgaccaatccaagtagtaAGTTTGCTCAATTGGACGAGCAAGATTTATGGTAAACCTTTGTTCTAGATCCTCCATATTAGCAACTTGAGTCAACCACAATTCCGGATTGTTCGGTGGTTGCTGTGGTTGGTTATCTCTTGttctctacattcatgaaacaagtaagaaaacaaacacaaaactcaaaagttagtgttagtcatcaTATTAAGCACCAAACACCTTTACAATCAATCCTTGCTTCATGTTAATTCACTTTCAAAAACAACCACCAATGAAACAAATAACTCTTGTGAAAACTTTTCAAAAACTACACTCTCAACCAAATCACATTATCCATTAAACCAAATAACTCATAACCTTATTCATCAATCAACATAACCAAAACATAACATGATTACTTATCACTCTTTTAAATTCCAAAAATCCAATAAACTTCATCATGTTAGCAACTTTTATCAATTTCAACAACCATTAACAAAAAGCTTCATCACAATTAAAAATCATATGTTTAATCATTACTAGAATGGCATAATCATAATTGGAACAATTTAGCACAAGTCAATCAAAACAatttgacccgcccatatgaacactaccccacactagctcaaaaacACATGAACAATTCAAAAACCACCACACTTTCAAGCAAATATCCCCTTTTCACTTACAAAATTCGAACTTTAAACcctacaaaccctaggttcatgttaaacttccaaaaacacaaaattcatcttgaaataaaagcatataaacattatctaacaaaacccataactaattgaatcacataaccccaaattaaagcaaccccacactaattcatcatgataatcaagaattaaacaagcaatttacatataataagatgaaattagtaagGAAGGAAACAAATTCGGACCTTTTTGGGTGCCATTCTTGAAAGATTGAGGTTAATTGAAACAATGGATCAAActtttaagatttagggttttgaagatcaaagGATTTGTAAGAGTAAAAGATGTAGATGAAAGAAAATAATTGAAGTAAAAAGGCATAAAAGACAGCTGGTACCCGATTTTAAGTTATGTGGTTGTGAAAATTCGGGATGACTTAATTAAAAACCCAAAAACCGCTGGCCGACACACATTGGCGCGGCGCTCCAGTATATCGCGCGGCGCGCAGGTTtatcgcgcggcgcgccaatagcATGCGCGGCGCTCTGAATAACTACAAAACAATGTCGAGCCTTTTTCAGTTGCTGGCACATCAGGTGTTtcaatgtggcgcggcgcgccctgaAATGGAGCGACGCTCCATATATTGTAACATCAAAATTTCGCTTT
The window above is part of the Rutidosis leptorrhynchoides isolate AG116_Rl617_1_P2 chromosome 1, CSIRO_AGI_Rlap_v1, whole genome shotgun sequence genome. Proteins encoded here:
- the LOC139858507 gene encoding la-related protein 1C-like encodes the protein MTSESSPSPSGDSSGTATGDGGISYTQRTPWSQVVRGGVEPEATAPSSQSASPPPVPPVPETTAAAVESQPECSEGSDNGNVSGVVKSVWSKPSVNGVVEGSNTPVMGAVSWPALSESTKPVPKSLSYSLDSSSADVSIISSQAHVNAQPLQKHVKSKANHQSNQNHSHPVRQKSMKRGGSAGGGYTRPPMQPPTPPPMPTYPLFDLSYRGFVPPAMDPAVLMGGGGGSHSQIVNDHPSNRKRNNFGPRPRGDGGMYANNGHRARQDRDWRGPRGNRDNAHQRAPPPPPPFMGFMQPAPIGPQPFIAPQSIRPYGAPIGYEMPPPFVYAPTISPESYTGPPVFPRSPPPSMYIPVMEPLSVQIQRQIEYYFSDANLVKDKYLRSNMDEEGWVPVTLIAGFHRVQSLTSDIQMILSCLTDSAIVEVQGETLRRRDDWRKWVNRSTNIDLLPDSSSQSPHSAVDGSVIETSLQNLTMDELTAVKKSTVDTNDTHNKQGALDIPSSGLTGSLNSSNGEASKINL